From one Agrobacterium vitis genomic stretch:
- a CDS encoding ABC transporter permease, which produces MNITLILEVLPHLLGGALLTAELTVTAVVAGFLIAVPLSLLRASPSLVVSAPVQFYTFLFRGTPLLVQLFLIYYGASQIGWLRASPAWIVLRDPYGCALIAFSLNHAAYATEILAGGIRAVPKGEVEAAKALGMPALLRMRRIIFPNALRLSFPAYGNEVVLMLKASSLASTITLMELTGTARKLVAQTFSPYEVFVSAALVYLGLTLVLVHIFACLERHLANQEKRSSEVNEYKALTNVTPPLSTKERASQ; this is translated from the coding sequence ATGAACATCACTCTCATCCTTGAGGTTCTGCCGCATCTGCTTGGTGGCGCATTGCTGACAGCAGAATTGACGGTCACGGCCGTTGTGGCCGGATTTCTGATTGCGGTGCCCTTGTCCTTACTGCGTGCATCTCCGTCATTGGTCGTCTCCGCGCCCGTTCAGTTCTACACTTTCCTGTTTCGGGGCACGCCACTGCTGGTCCAGCTTTTCCTGATTTACTATGGTGCGAGCCAGATCGGCTGGCTTCGAGCGAGCCCGGCCTGGATTGTCTTGCGCGACCCCTATGGCTGCGCCCTTATCGCCTTTTCACTCAACCACGCGGCCTACGCGACCGAAATCTTGGCGGGTGGAATTCGTGCTGTTCCGAAAGGAGAAGTGGAAGCGGCAAAGGCGCTCGGCATGCCGGCCCTGTTGCGCATGAGGCGGATCATTTTTCCCAATGCCTTGCGTCTATCCTTCCCCGCTTATGGAAATGAGGTCGTTCTGATGCTGAAGGCAAGTTCTCTCGCCAGCACGATCACGCTCATGGAGTTGACCGGAACGGCCCGAAAGCTCGTCGCCCAAACCTTTTCGCCATACGAAGTCTTTGTGTCGGCGGCCCTAGTCTACCTTGGACTGACCCTGGTTCTTGTTCATATCTTTGCTTGCCTGGAGCGACATCTGGCCAACCAGGAAAAGCGTAGTTCTGAGGTGAATGAATACAAAGCACTGACCAACGTTACACCCCCACTCTCGACGAAAGAAAGGGCGTCACAATGA
- a CDS encoding IS30 family transposase — translation MKRTYSHIDLDERRKIARWRMAGQSIEMIAETLGRHRSTIFREIKRNTFIDEVVPDLNGYYCVTAHDMACERRAKLRKLARFSNVRQSVIDRIMHGWSPQQIAGRMRLEHHPIFVSHETIYKFAYSADGHAIKLWRHLPEHRARRRPRHARRKHGQRFGPELNILHRPDVVADRKQFGHWECDLIQFRKKFGKANVTSLVERVSRFTILLRNNDRQSRPVMDGIIQALKSLPRLARRSMTFDRGTEFTDWPYLQAGIGTQTWFCDPQSPWQKGTVENTNRRARKWLSRDVDPLSVADADLIKICNQLNQTPRKCLGYRTPAEVFRKKLLAQMRHAS, via the coding sequence ATGAAACGCACCTACTCCCATATCGACTTGGACGAACGCCGTAAGATCGCTCGCTGGCGTATGGCGGGCCAGAGTATTGAGATGATCGCCGAGACACTCGGTCGCCATCGCTCGACGATCTTTCGTGAAATCAAACGGAATACGTTCATCGATGAGGTGGTCCCGGACCTCAATGGCTATTACTGCGTCACGGCGCATGACATGGCGTGCGAACGGCGGGCCAAGCTGAGGAAGCTGGCGCGCTTCTCGAATGTGAGGCAGTCCGTGATCGACCGGATCATGCATGGCTGGTCGCCCCAGCAGATCGCCGGTCGCATGCGACTGGAACACCATCCGATCTTTGTCAGCCACGAGACAATCTACAAGTTCGCATACTCGGCTGATGGTCATGCCATCAAACTGTGGCGTCACTTGCCGGAGCATCGGGCCAGGCGACGACCACGACATGCAAGACGCAAGCATGGTCAAAGGTTTGGCCCGGAACTCAACATTCTGCACCGGCCGGATGTCGTTGCTGACCGCAAGCAGTTCGGGCATTGGGAATGCGATCTGATCCAGTTCCGCAAGAAGTTCGGCAAGGCCAATGTGACATCGCTCGTTGAGCGGGTGAGCCGCTTTACGATCTTGTTGCGTAACAATGATCGCCAGTCTCGCCCGGTCATGGATGGCATCATCCAGGCGCTGAAGAGCCTCCCTCGCCTCGCCCGTCGATCGATGACATTCGACCGAGGCACCGAGTTCACCGACTGGCCGTACCTTCAGGCAGGCATAGGAACGCAAACATGGTTTTGTGACCCTCAGTCGCCCTGGCAGAAGGGAACGGTCGAAAACACCAACAGGCGAGCGCGGAAATGGCTTTCCAGGGACGTCGACCCCTTGTCCGTAGCCGATGCCGATCTGATCAAGATCTGCAATCAACTCAATCAGACGCCGCGTAAATGCCTTGGCTACCGAACACCGGCTGAGGTCTTCCGCAAGAAACTACTCGCGCAGATGCGACATGCCAGCTAG
- a CDS encoding AraC family transcriptional regulator, with translation MTKTCDFRPDEARRCDHRKLVHQYVDWGIVRADLVRRTGFKRQETKVALKHHCLLINLHGEARIGEDFVEGRPVAFTPRRPGSVIFIPAHHEWRGWDEGDAAGSYLFVSINTGFIEQTIGSHWVPGLKPAIGFRDNTVEACLHRISAELKNPDPISLVMVESQIIQLFVQILRINGAGLKPTKGGLSSFDLKRVLAFIEERLTKPPTLLEMATVAGVSRRHFFRAFKQSTGKTPHSYLAEYRLKQALALLNGTELSATEIALECGFASSSHFTYAFRRTFGVSPLEYRRGWRS, from the coding sequence TTGACGAAGACCTGTGATTTTCGCCCAGATGAGGCCCGTCGTTGCGACCACCGAAAGCTGGTTCATCAGTATGTCGATTGGGGCATTGTTCGCGCCGACCTTGTCAGAAGAACGGGTTTCAAGCGGCAGGAAACGAAAGTTGCATTGAAGCATCACTGCTTGCTGATCAACCTGCACGGCGAGGCGCGCATCGGCGAGGATTTTGTCGAGGGGCGCCCGGTCGCCTTCACACCGCGCCGACCAGGATCGGTGATTTTCATTCCGGCCCATCACGAATGGAGAGGCTGGGACGAGGGCGACGCGGCTGGATCCTACTTGTTCGTTTCCATCAACACTGGTTTTATTGAGCAGACAATCGGCTCGCATTGGGTCCCTGGATTAAAACCTGCGATCGGCTTTCGCGACAACACTGTCGAAGCCTGCCTGCACCGGATATCAGCGGAGCTGAAAAACCCGGATCCGATCAGCCTCGTGATGGTCGAGAGCCAGATCATCCAGCTTTTTGTGCAGATCCTGCGGATAAATGGTGCGGGATTGAAGCCCACCAAGGGCGGACTGTCTTCCTTTGATCTGAAACGTGTTCTGGCATTTATCGAGGAGCGGCTTACAAAGCCTCCCACCCTTCTGGAAATGGCCACAGTGGCAGGCGTCAGCCGGCGCCACTTCTTTCGCGCCTTCAAACAGTCGACCGGGAAAACACCGCATAGCTATCTGGCTGAATACAGACTGAAACAGGCCCTTGCACTGTTGAACGGCACTGAACTCTCGGCCACAGAGATTGCTTTGGAATGCGGTTTTGCAAGTTCGAGCCACTTCACCTATGCCTTCCGGCGCACCTTCGGCGTCAGCCCGCTGGAATATCGTCGCGGATGGCGCAGTTGA
- the alr gene encoding alanine racemase: MSGRMFPASNDPLYGVSEAALRGSWYDIDLGAIRHNYRQLRGHLSAHVKVFACLKRNAYGCGAGPVASALACENIDGFAVASLLDALAIRRAGVSNPILLYPGVTPVGAAMVESLDLIVSVSSLDELQQWSAVVNTLRVFIKLDLGFFRAGVTPAGARKLVAVAMADPTVRVEGIYAHMSELPTVQPTDADAQHERLVGIITDLDNLGIRPPVVMMSSTDGVLNHPDMDFDAVDPGALFVGIGGSSTLARAVELRPALKAISTSLVCVKRLDPSLGPVPEIPGYKTDMTLGVIGMGWGDGLPRHIPEGAVGLVQGRRARLLAPAHLEHIRIDLTGIPNARTGDEVILLGRQGPEMITHDEVCAIWGTDAVGLYADLRDHVPRRYL, translated from the coding sequence ATGAGCGGTCGCATGTTCCCTGCATCGAATGATCCACTTTATGGGGTGAGCGAGGCCGCTTTGCGCGGCAGCTGGTATGATATTGATCTCGGCGCAATCCGGCATAATTATCGTCAGCTGCGCGGACATTTGTCCGCCCATGTCAAGGTTTTTGCCTGCCTGAAACGCAATGCCTATGGCTGTGGCGCCGGTCCGGTCGCTTCGGCCCTAGCCTGTGAGAACATTGATGGCTTCGCAGTTGCCTCCTTGCTGGATGCTTTAGCCATCCGGCGCGCGGGGGTCTCGAACCCGATCCTTCTATATCCCGGCGTCACACCTGTGGGGGCCGCCATGGTGGAAAGCCTTGATCTCATCGTCAGTGTATCGAGCCTCGATGAACTCCAACAATGGTCTGCTGTCGTCAACACCTTGCGAGTGTTCATCAAACTGGATCTCGGGTTTTTTCGGGCCGGGGTCACACCTGCGGGTGCCAGGAAGCTGGTCGCCGTGGCAATGGCAGATCCCACTGTCCGAGTTGAGGGTATCTACGCTCACATGAGTGAGCTCCCGACGGTGCAACCCACCGACGCCGACGCGCAACATGAACGCTTGGTCGGCATTATCACTGATCTTGATAATCTGGGAATCCGTCCGCCGGTTGTGATGATGTCAAGTACTGACGGTGTCTTGAACCATCCTGACATGGACTTCGACGCCGTTGATCCAGGAGCGCTGTTCGTGGGGATCGGCGGCTCTTCAACGCTCGCGCGCGCAGTCGAGTTGCGTCCGGCCCTTAAAGCTATTTCCACGAGCCTCGTTTGTGTCAAGCGCCTCGACCCATCCCTTGGGCCAGTGCCGGAAATCCCAGGTTACAAGACAGATATGACCCTCGGCGTTATTGGTATGGGCTGGGGAGACGGTTTGCCCCGGCATATTCCGGAAGGCGCTGTTGGTCTGGTTCAAGGCAGGCGCGCTCGGCTGTTGGCGCCGGCGCATCTTGAACATATTCGCATTGATCTGACCGGTATCCCGAACGCCAGAACGGGAGACGAGGTCATCCTTCTCGGTCGACAGGGACCGGAGATGATCACTCACGACGAAGTCTGCGCCATCTGGGGCACAGATGCTGTCGGCCTCTATGCCGATCTACGGGACCACGTCCCTCGACGCTATCTCTGA
- a CDS encoding helix-turn-helix domain-containing protein, producing MASDLHPTFKRGPCRTLSHQSKSWHHMRADLVRRTGLDREETVFIADRHLVLLNLHGHSERGEHFLDNRRAGFVRRKPGAILFVPAGSIWRGWETGASNAAYLSLGVDPAKLTGLFASVPSRTVSCLSLSPDLGFEDPIVMYAMRGIGSEIREESPLSNLLVESYVATIFTQLMRRQSSLPARRQGGLSSATLNRVAQKIDDELDDGLSLQQLADLAGLSIPHLCRAFKQTFGLPPYRYIIQRRIERAKQHLRDTSLSITEIALSCGFSSASHFANVFRKEVGTTPLDYRATWSDRAFR from the coding sequence ATGGCGTCTGATTTGCACCCGACCTTCAAACGCGGACCTTGCCGAACCTTATCACACCAGTCGAAATCCTGGCACCATATGCGCGCCGATCTGGTGCGCAGGACGGGTCTTGACCGGGAAGAGACAGTGTTTATCGCTGACCGGCATCTTGTTCTTCTCAATCTTCACGGACATTCGGAGCGGGGCGAGCATTTTCTGGACAATCGTAGAGCTGGTTTCGTGCGCCGAAAACCGGGTGCAATCCTCTTCGTTCCAGCTGGCAGTATCTGGCGGGGCTGGGAAACGGGGGCGTCCAATGCCGCCTATCTGTCTCTCGGCGTCGATCCCGCAAAGCTGACGGGTCTGTTTGCATCTGTGCCGTCACGAACCGTGTCCTGCCTTTCCCTTTCGCCCGATCTTGGCTTTGAAGATCCGATTGTCATGTATGCAATGCGCGGGATCGGCTCGGAAATTCGGGAGGAGAGTCCACTGAGCAATCTTCTTGTCGAAAGCTATGTCGCGACGATCTTCACGCAATTGATGCGAAGGCAAAGCAGTCTACCCGCGCGGCGCCAGGGTGGGCTCTCATCTGCCACCCTCAACCGCGTGGCCCAGAAGATCGACGATGAGCTGGACGATGGCCTGTCTCTCCAGCAGTTGGCAGACCTGGCCGGGCTCAGCATTCCTCATCTTTGCCGGGCCTTCAAGCAGACCTTCGGCTTGCCACCCTATCGATATATCATTCAGCGCAGAATAGAGCGTGCGAAACAACACTTGCGCGACACATCTCTCTCGATCACCGAGATTGCCCTGTCCTGTGGTTTCTCGAGCGCAAGCCACTTTGCCAATGTCTTCAGAAAAGAAGTCGGAACAACGCCGCTCGACTATCGTGCCACATGGTCCGACAGGGCGTTCCGGTAA
- a CDS encoding MFS transporter: MFRRCLAADTGRASQICFLVAIFFMSFGRNSYNFACSWLLVASGHGTTSVAVFFAVSSLTELVTSPIAGWLSDRYDRRNLSMIADITRLFAALLIAAMIMVADLPWMLWLSTIVFSGCDRLSLTATQSMIPSLRADQSLARINSIVFVILQIGSLASAAIIGFLLQACSPRAALFAIAGCFCLSAACVGLMHNERQTPWREVVSRDISLVLNDALLRLAVIYALLNAGGMLVSVVGPSFVWEEHLGRAMDFGHLESAWSAGSILGVLMLIPMMRFIKLSSLHLIVLVVMASLFAATAFVAFSWNLLVFAMLGAFYNLGRVSVEVALQACVAQDEARPGQRHHPFHRRCREPASGCDNLSDIG; this comes from the coding sequence ATGTTTCGACGATGCCTTGCAGCAGACACGGGACGGGCGTCTCAAATCTGTTTTCTCGTCGCAATTTTCTTTATGTCCTTCGGCCGCAACAGCTATAATTTCGCGTGCTCGTGGCTTCTCGTTGCCTCGGGTCACGGCACCACATCCGTTGCGGTGTTTTTTGCTGTCTCCAGCTTGACAGAGCTTGTGACAAGTCCGATCGCCGGATGGCTGTCCGACCGATATGATCGCCGCAACCTGTCAATGATCGCCGACATCACCCGACTGTTTGCTGCACTGCTGATTGCAGCCATGATTATGGTCGCTGATCTGCCTTGGATGCTGTGGTTGTCGACCATTGTGTTCTCGGGCTGCGACAGGCTGTCCCTCACGGCGACACAGTCTATGATTCCATCGTTGAGAGCCGACCAATCGCTGGCAAGAATCAATTCGATTGTGTTCGTCATACTGCAGATTGGAAGCCTCGCTTCCGCAGCCATCATCGGTTTCCTGCTGCAGGCGTGCTCCCCTCGGGCCGCATTGTTCGCCATTGCTGGATGCTTTTGCCTTTCGGCTGCCTGCGTTGGCCTGATGCACAATGAAAGGCAAACTCCGTGGCGAGAGGTCGTATCGAGAGACATATCATTGGTACTTAATGACGCCTTGCTGCGGCTTGCCGTCATCTATGCCCTTTTGAACGCCGGCGGTATGTTGGTGAGCGTGGTTGGACCCAGTTTTGTGTGGGAGGAACATCTGGGACGGGCCATGGATTTTGGGCATCTGGAAAGTGCATGGTCAGCCGGTTCTATCCTCGGGGTTCTCATGCTGATCCCGATGATGCGGTTCATCAAGCTCTCCAGCTTGCATCTGATCGTCCTTGTCGTCATGGCCAGCCTGTTTGCAGCCACGGCCTTTGTTGCTTTTTCCTGGAACCTGCTCGTCTTCGCCATGCTGGGGGCCTTCTATAATCTTGGCAGGGTGTCCGTCGAGGTGGCGCTGCAGGCTTGCGTTGCGCAAGACGAAGCTCGGCCGGGCCAAAGGCACCATCCATTCCATCGCCGTTGCCGTGAGCCTGCTTCTGGTTGCGATAATCTCTCTGACATCGGATGA
- a CDS encoding class II aldolase/adducin family protein, translating to MTLAALENDITEQIEIAALRKDLAAAFRICHRFGWSESVGNHFSAAASPSGRRFLLNPRWQHFATIKASDLLLLDADDPNVMHGPNAPDPSAWTVHGTLHRMLPEARVVLHCHSPYAVALSCLKDPTMMPLDNNTARFFGRIGYDLEFGGIADAEEEGVRLAQMMRGKSVLVMGNHGVSIAGPTVADSFEDLYFFEKAAQTVILALSSGKPLAVLSDEVAEATTKGWIPYRGMAERHFDYLKSELDKSDPCYRE from the coding sequence ATGACTTTGGCAGCGCTTGAGAACGATATCACTGAACAGATCGAGATCGCTGCTCTGAGGAAGGACTTAGCCGCCGCTTTCCGCATTTGTCACAGGTTCGGCTGGAGCGAATCCGTCGGCAACCACTTCAGCGCCGCCGCGTCCCCCAGCGGTCGAAGGTTCTTGCTCAATCCGCGCTGGCAGCATTTCGCCACCATCAAGGCCAGCGATCTTCTGCTTCTGGACGCAGACGATCCGAACGTAATGCATGGTCCAAACGCGCCCGATCCGTCGGCCTGGACGGTCCATGGCACGTTGCATCGCATGCTACCGGAGGCCCGCGTGGTCCTACACTGCCATTCGCCCTATGCGGTGGCGCTTTCATGCCTCAAGGATCCAACGATGATGCCGCTCGACAACAACACGGCGCGCTTTTTCGGAAGGATCGGCTATGACCTCGAGTTTGGAGGCATTGCCGATGCAGAAGAGGAGGGGGTTCGCCTTGCGCAGATGATGAGGGGCAAGTCTGTCCTTGTCATGGGCAATCACGGCGTTTCCATTGCTGGTCCAACCGTGGCAGACTCTTTCGAGGATCTCTATTTCTTCGAGAAAGCCGCCCAGACAGTCATTTTGGCGCTTTCCTCCGGAAAGCCACTCGCGGTCCTGTCAGACGAAGTGGCCGAAGCAACAACGAAGGGATGGATTCCCTACCGGGGAATGGCCGAACGTCACTTCGACTATCTGAAGTCGGAATTGGACAAAAGCGACCCATGCTACAGGGAATGA
- a CDS encoding TauD/TfdA family dioxygenase encodes MNTHFMPATMVELGENGLRFVQDDGKTSYFNYYWLRDNCPTSFDTATRERHYDIFHLENAPKPESAAVEGDALVVKWQGENHTSRYPISMLMRYADGKRRVDPADLPRKAWYSDHYPTIARFSQPELVKDPAKVAEWIKAMITDGLTIVTDMPDGNEGLTETVQLMGHVRPTFFGDYFDVKTHINPTNTAYTAKALELHTDTPAEEFAPGIQFLHCRANSVQGGLSIYSDGVAVANDFRTLDPEGFRLLSETEIPFYCEHDTYDMRSRQRVIELDQHGDVSGLTISQHMADMFDLPQEFLDDYYPAFCRFGKMLQDDKYMMRFLMKAGECMVFDNHRIVHGRLAYSAISGDRYLRGCYADRAEMRSTYRALVSDGRFKS; translated from the coding sequence ATGAACACACATTTTATGCCCGCCACTATGGTTGAGCTAGGAGAGAACGGGCTTCGGTTCGTCCAGGACGACGGCAAGACCAGCTATTTCAATTATTATTGGCTTCGCGACAATTGTCCGACCTCGTTCGACACGGCAACGCGCGAGCGCCATTACGACATCTTTCACCTTGAAAACGCGCCGAAGCCGGAATCGGCTGCCGTGGAAGGCGATGCGCTGGTAGTGAAATGGCAGGGCGAGAACCATACGTCGCGTTATCCAATTTCGATGCTTATGCGTTATGCCGATGGCAAACGTCGCGTTGATCCGGCCGACCTGCCGAGGAAGGCATGGTACAGCGACCACTATCCGACGATTGCGCGCTTCTCTCAGCCCGAGTTGGTCAAGGATCCTGCCAAGGTTGCCGAATGGATCAAGGCGATGATCACCGATGGCCTGACGATTGTCACGGACATGCCGGACGGCAATGAAGGATTGACCGAGACGGTGCAGCTGATGGGGCATGTGCGTCCTACATTCTTCGGCGACTATTTCGACGTCAAGACGCACATCAACCCCACGAACACAGCGTACACGGCCAAGGCTCTGGAACTGCACACCGATACGCCGGCGGAGGAATTCGCGCCAGGTATCCAGTTCCTCCATTGCCGGGCGAACTCTGTGCAGGGTGGTCTCAGCATCTATTCGGACGGCGTCGCGGTCGCCAATGATTTCCGCACGCTTGATCCGGAAGGATTCCGGCTGCTGTCGGAGACCGAGATTCCCTTCTATTGTGAGCATGACACGTACGATATGCGTTCGCGCCAGCGGGTGATCGAACTCGACCAGCATGGCGACGTTTCCGGCCTGACGATCAGCCAGCACATGGCCGACATGTTCGATTTGCCTCAGGAATTCCTCGATGATTATTATCCGGCGTTCTGCCGGTTTGGAAAAATGCTTCAGGACGACAAGTACATGATGCGCTTTCTGATGAAGGCGGGTGAATGCATGGTCTTCGACAATCACCGCATCGTTCATGGTCGTCTTGCCTATTCGGCTATCAGTGGCGACCGTTATCTGCGTGGATGTTATGCCGACCGTGCGGAAATGCGCTCCACCTATCGCGCCCTCGTCAGCGATGGGAGATTCAAGTCATGA
- a CDS encoding ABC transporter ATP-binding protein has product MEFEAVSSRLQLPHPSDQTALRVKDLKKQFGPLEVLKGISLSASRGEVISILGSSGSGKSTLLRCLNFLEEPSSGDIWIGGQHIHLRRGRAAQSEINVLRAGLGMVFQTFNLWSHKTVLENLIEAPVYVRKIPKEMACARAEDLLSKVGLADKRHAYPVHLSGGQQQRVAIARALAMEPDILLFDEPTSALDPELVGEVLNVIRLLADEGRTMLIVTHELAFARQVSNRILFLHQGRIEEEGAPEAIFERPVSPRLRQFLSAQFGRTTR; this is encoded by the coding sequence ATGGAATTCGAAGCCGTTTCATCCCGTCTGCAACTGCCACATCCCTCTGATCAGACAGCATTGCGCGTCAAGGATCTGAAAAAGCAGTTCGGTCCGCTCGAGGTGCTAAAGGGGATCTCGTTGAGTGCTTCGCGCGGTGAGGTGATTTCAATCCTTGGATCCAGCGGATCAGGAAAAAGCACCTTGCTCAGATGCCTCAATTTTCTCGAGGAACCGAGCAGTGGCGACATCTGGATTGGCGGCCAGCATATTCACCTGCGCCGGGGACGGGCTGCCCAGTCGGAAATCAATGTCCTGCGTGCCGGCCTTGGTATGGTGTTCCAGACCTTCAATCTCTGGTCTCATAAGACAGTTCTTGAAAACCTGATCGAGGCGCCGGTTTACGTGCGCAAGATCCCGAAAGAAATGGCATGTGCTCGGGCTGAAGACCTCCTGTCGAAAGTTGGCCTGGCGGATAAGCGCCATGCCTATCCTGTGCATCTGTCCGGTGGTCAACAGCAGCGGGTCGCCATCGCCCGGGCGTTGGCGATGGAGCCCGACATTCTCCTGTTCGACGAGCCGACATCGGCTCTCGATCCCGAACTGGTTGGCGAGGTTCTGAATGTCATTCGGTTGCTTGCCGATGAAGGGCGAACCATGCTGATCGTCACCCATGAACTCGCGTTTGCGCGTCAGGTCTCCAACCGCATTCTCTTCCTCCATCAGGGGCGGATCGAAGAGGAAGGGGCGCCTGAAGCCATATTCGAACGACCGGTGTCGCCGCGGTTGCGCCAATTCCTATCCGCGCAGTTCGGGAGGACCACCCGATGA
- a CDS encoding transporter substrate-binding domain-containing protein — MNIFRLPLILLSIFAIVGPAVAVEPRLIKIATEGAFPPWNAVDPSGNAIGFDVDAGKAICERAKLRCEFVTQAWDGIIPALTVGKVDAIMAGMSITDKRKAVIGFSEPYALTSNYFVVAKALKLPEMDGTARLSLSSMGVKDSQSLKVLEANLQGKIIGVQGSTNAEAFVRDYLGEAVDVRTYDKQDSLNLDLIAGRIDAGLADYSVWKSFLETKEGDAMTLYGPQISGGVFGPGVGIGLRKQDKELTGQLNAAIKSLKVDGTLKALSLKWFGADLVSE; from the coding sequence ATGAATATATTTAGATTGCCACTCATATTGCTTTCTATCTTTGCGATCGTCGGACCGGCTGTGGCTGTTGAACCGCGACTGATCAAGATTGCTACCGAAGGCGCGTTTCCGCCCTGGAACGCAGTTGATCCATCCGGAAATGCCATAGGATTTGATGTCGATGCCGGCAAGGCGATCTGCGAGCGCGCCAAACTCAGATGCGAGTTTGTCACACAAGCATGGGACGGCATCATTCCCGCGCTGACGGTTGGCAAAGTCGATGCAATCATGGCCGGCATGTCGATCACTGATAAGCGAAAAGCCGTCATCGGGTTTTCGGAGCCTTATGCCCTTACCTCCAACTATTTTGTCGTCGCAAAGGCGCTTAAGCTTCCAGAGATGGACGGCACGGCACGTCTTTCACTCTCATCCATGGGAGTGAAAGATAGCCAGTCTTTGAAGGTCCTGGAGGCCAATCTTCAAGGGAAAATCATAGGGGTCCAGGGCTCTACAAATGCCGAAGCCTTTGTCCGCGACTATCTGGGGGAGGCCGTCGATGTCCGCACCTATGATAAGCAGGATAGCCTCAATCTTGACCTGATTGCCGGGCGGATCGATGCGGGATTGGCGGATTACTCGGTCTGGAAGAGTTTTCTGGAAACTAAAGAGGGCGACGCAATGACCCTTTATGGCCCACAAATTTCTGGTGGTGTGTTTGGGCCCGGTGTCGGGATCGGATTGCGAAAGCAGGACAAGGAACTAACTGGGCAACTCAACGCTGCGATCAAATCTCTAAAGGTTGACGGCACGCTGAAAGCGCTAAGCTTGAAGTGGTTTGGGGCGGATCTGGTATCAGAGTGA
- a CDS encoding ABC transporter permease: MISLQELGLQGFGAQIAAGAATTLQTALTTLPVGIFVGLSGAAAKCSRLPLLRRLAQAYTTIIRGIPELLIILILYFGGTVALTAMFGRYVEVNAFAAGVFALTIVFGAYATEVFRAAILAVPRGQIEAACALGLSRFALWHLIVLPQMWRYALPGLGNLWLTLLKDTALISVVGLEDLMRKTGVAAGVTHDPLRFYLVAACLYLLFTSVSLVVLTLLERRASRGLDR; the protein is encoded by the coding sequence ATGATATCTCTGCAAGAGCTTGGCCTGCAAGGGTTTGGAGCGCAAATCGCGGCAGGTGCCGCCACGACGCTTCAGACAGCATTAACAACCCTCCCTGTGGGGATCTTTGTCGGCCTGTCCGGGGCAGCAGCAAAGTGCAGCCGCTTGCCGCTGCTTCGTCGTCTGGCGCAAGCCTACACGACAATCATCAGGGGCATTCCGGAACTCCTGATCATTCTCATCTTGTATTTCGGGGGAACTGTTGCCCTGACGGCGATGTTCGGGCGCTATGTCGAGGTCAATGCGTTTGCAGCCGGCGTGTTTGCCCTGACCATCGTGTTCGGTGCCTATGCGACTGAAGTCTTCAGGGCCGCAATCCTGGCAGTGCCACGGGGACAAATCGAGGCCGCTTGCGCCCTTGGACTGTCTCGCTTTGCTCTCTGGCATTTGATCGTCCTGCCGCAGATGTGGCGCTACGCCTTGCCGGGTCTTGGCAATCTCTGGCTCACCTTGCTCAAGGACACGGCTCTCATTTCCGTGGTCGGGCTGGAAGATCTCATGCGCAAGACTGGTGTCGCGGCTGGAGTGACCCACGATCCTCTCAGGTTCTATCTGGTTGCCGCCTGCCTCTATCTGCTGTTCACCTCAGTATCTTTGGTGGTTTTGACGCTGCTCGAGCGGCGAGCAAGCCGTGGTCTGGACCGATAG